One part of the Myxococcales bacterium genome encodes these proteins:
- a CDS encoding cation:proton antiporter, whose translation MCCCSRSSPRSCRRFGRSTASSQEARPVPTLALGYLLLTGHFAGRLFKTLRLPKLTGYIAAGIVVGPSALGYLNESMVENLKLVNGVAVALIALTAGTELSFRQMRGTLRAILWISGVAVVGTTVLLTGAVMALRGLLPFMASLSLFESGMIASVLGVVMVAQSPAVVMALRDETESDGPVSQTVLGVVVLADLLVIVMFAVTSALAKAAMGGGTRVTEAASALAWELFGSLGLGLLVGGLLALFARRVVSGLGLFLLVVMFAVAEGGQRLHLDALLVALAAGVFIRNVTSAAEKVQHSVEAYSLPIYTLFFAVAGANLHLDVLSAVGPAAIVFVLVRGVGLYQGTRVAARIAGASPAVQRFAGFGLLPQAGLALALSLLFARTFPEFGSDAGALTLGVVALNELIAPVFFRLALIRSGEAGRRRSGTDTERAA comes from the coding sequence ATCTGCTGCTGCTCGCGATCTTCGCCGCGCTCATGCAGGCGATTCGGTCGTTCGACAGCGTCGAGTCAGGAGGCGCGCCCGGTACCCACGCTTGCGCTCGGTTATCTCCTGCTTACGGGGCACTTCGCTGGGCGGCTCTTCAAGACCTTGCGCTTGCCGAAACTCACCGGATACATCGCCGCAGGCATCGTGGTGGGGCCGTCGGCTCTTGGGTACCTCAACGAGTCGATGGTCGAGAACCTGAAGCTCGTCAACGGAGTTGCCGTTGCCCTCATCGCCCTGACAGCGGGTACGGAACTGTCCTTCCGCCAGATGCGCGGAACCCTTCGTGCGATTCTGTGGATCTCGGGCGTGGCAGTGGTGGGTACCACAGTGCTGCTCACGGGCGCGGTCATGGCCTTGCGAGGTCTGCTCCCGTTCATGGCATCCTTATCGCTCTTTGAATCCGGGATGATCGCTTCGGTTTTGGGCGTGGTCATGGTGGCCCAGTCCCCTGCGGTGGTCATGGCCCTTCGAGATGAGACAGAGTCAGACGGTCCCGTATCGCAAACGGTTCTGGGCGTCGTGGTGCTCGCAGACCTCCTGGTGATCGTAATGTTCGCGGTCACCTCTGCGCTTGCCAAGGCGGCGATGGGGGGGGGGACGCGGGTCACCGAGGCAGCGTCTGCTCTGGCTTGGGAGCTTTTCGGGTCGCTTGGCTTGGGGCTCTTGGTCGGAGGACTTCTCGCGCTCTTTGCACGGCGGGTCGTCAGCGGACTGGGCCTTTTCCTGTTGGTTGTGATGTTTGCGGTTGCGGAGGGTGGGCAGCGGCTGCATCTGGATGCTTTGCTGGTGGCGCTGGCGGCCGGCGTGTTCATTCGCAATGTGACGAGCGCTGCTGAGAAAGTGCAACATAGCGTCGAGGCCTACAGCCTGCCCATCTACACGCTCTTCTTCGCGGTGGCGGGCGCGAATCTTCATCTCGACGTTCTCAGCGCAGTAGGCCCGGCCGCAATCGTCTTCGTGTTGGTGAGGGGAGTTGGCCTTTACCAGGGCACCCGCGTGGCAGCGCGGATCGCCGGGGCGAGCCCCGCTGTCCAGCGCTTTGCGGGCTTTGGCTTGCTGCCTCAGGCGGGCTTGGCCCTGGCGCTGTCGTTGCTGTTTGCCCGCACCTTCCCCGAGTTTGGTTCCGACGCAGGGGCGTTGACGTTGGGGGTGGTAGCCCTGAACGAGCTCATCGCGCCCGTGTTCTTCCGGCTCGCGCTCATCCGCAGCGGGGAGGCAGGACGCAGACGATCGGGGACGGACACCGAGCGGGCCGCGTGA
- a CDS encoding LysR family transcriptional regulator — MGQIDLNEVGIFVKVVEAGGFSAAARLANLPKSTVSRKVARLEASLGGRLLQRTTRKLHLTEQGAAFFDRVRVALAQVNDAATLMAELQNEPTGHLKVTTPNDFASLFMGKIAQQFCALHPGITLEVVATARTMDLVGEGIDVAIRAGALRDSSLVARQLLVENWYLFASPAYLDTHGIPKTLEELAHHDCVVFTGGHRGARWQLIGPDGVETVIHAKGTVFGNEFGFVRDALIAGAGIGFMPAFLCAQHVRSGRLSPVLPDHHLRAGAMHLVYPSSRYLPAKVKLFRDFMLAWVAKGGWEET; from the coding sequence GTGGGACAAATAGATCTCAATGAGGTGGGCATTTTCGTCAAGGTGGTGGAGGCCGGGGGCTTTTCGGCCGCGGCGCGCCTGGCCAACCTGCCCAAATCCACGGTCAGTCGCAAAGTGGCCCGCCTGGAGGCTTCGTTGGGGGGCCGCCTGCTCCAGCGCACCACGCGCAAGTTGCACCTGACGGAGCAGGGCGCGGCGTTTTTCGACCGGGTACGGGTGGCGCTGGCGCAGGTCAACGATGCCGCCACCCTGATGGCTGAGCTCCAGAACGAACCCACGGGGCACTTGAAAGTCACCACGCCCAACGACTTCGCCTCCTTGTTCATGGGCAAGATCGCGCAGCAGTTCTGCGCCCTTCATCCCGGCATCACCTTGGAGGTCGTGGCCACGGCCCGCACGATGGACCTGGTGGGTGAAGGCATCGACGTGGCCATCCGCGCGGGCGCCCTGCGCGATTCGAGTTTGGTGGCGCGCCAGCTGCTGGTGGAAAACTGGTACCTGTTCGCCAGCCCGGCTTACCTGGACACGCACGGCATACCAAAAACGCTCGAAGAGCTGGCCCACCACGACTGTGTGGTGTTCACCGGGGGCCACCGGGGCGCGCGCTGGCAGCTCATCGGGCCCGACGGCGTGGAGACGGTGATTCACGCCAAGGGCACCGTGTTCGGAAACGAGTTCGGCTTCGTCAGGGACGCGCTGATCGCGGGCGCGGGCATTGGCTTCATGCCAGCCTTCCTGTGCGCGCAGCACGTGCGGTCGGGAAGGCTTTCACCGGTGCTGCCGGATCATCACCTGCGGGCAGGCGCCATGCACCTGGTGTACCCGTCGTCGCGGTATCTGCCTGCGAAAGTGAAGCTGTTTCGCGACTTCATGCTGGCGTGGGTCGCGAAGGGCGGGTGGGAAGAAACCTGA
- a CDS encoding DoxX family protein, whose translation MSRTTNKLALGARLLLGTIMFVFGLNGFLQFLPMPPLPDAAGAFMGALAASGYFFPLVKAVEVVTGLALLTGTFVPLALVVLAPISVNIFAFHLMLAPAGMAVPVLVVVLHLYLGWAYRNAFRGVLAAKARPASSGAASGGASSVASAV comes from the coding sequence ATGTCGCGTACCACCAACAAGCTCGCTCTCGGCGCCCGGCTGCTGCTCGGAACGATCATGTTCGTTTTTGGGCTCAATGGGTTCTTGCAGTTCCTTCCCATGCCCCCTCTGCCGGACGCTGCGGGGGCGTTCATGGGCGCTCTGGCGGCCTCTGGCTACTTCTTCCCCCTGGTCAAGGCGGTCGAGGTGGTGACCGGGCTGGCCCTGCTGACGGGCACCTTCGTGCCCCTGGCGCTCGTGGTTTTGGCCCCGATCTCGGTGAACATCTTCGCCTTCCACCTCATGCTCGCGCCCGCGGGCATGGCGGTTCCCGTGCTGGTGGTCGTGCTGCACCTCTACCTGGGGTGGGCCTACCGCAACGCCTTCCGCGGCGTGCTCGCCGCCAAGGCGCGCCCCGCCTCTTCGGGGGCGGCCTCTGGCGGTGCGTCCTCGGTCGCCTCGGCGGTGTGA
- a CDS encoding tellurite resistance TerB family protein, protein MKDEQLFLDVMQIWAGAAWADGVLAPNERRLLCGLIEETEVSDATRDTARSFLDAPVKLEDARVERLGPDERMGVFRAAAKMMTVDRLVSDDERAFLRRLAPVLALDEATVRQIAVSMGLVL, encoded by the coding sequence ATGAAGGACGAGCAGCTGTTTTTGGACGTGATGCAGATATGGGCCGGGGCGGCCTGGGCCGATGGCGTCCTGGCGCCCAACGAGCGGCGCCTCCTCTGCGGCCTCATCGAAGAGACCGAAGTCAGCGACGCCACCCGGGATACGGCCCGAAGCTTCCTGGATGCCCCGGTCAAGCTCGAGGACGCCCGCGTGGAACGGCTGGGGCCCGACGAGCGCATGGGCGTGTTTCGGGCCGCCGCCAAGATGATGACGGTCGACCGGCTCGTCTCCGACGACGAGCGTGCCTTCCTCCGTCGCCTGGCCCCCGTGCTCGCGCTCGACGAGGCCACGGTTCGGCAGATCGCCGTCTCCATGGGCCTTGTGCTCTGA
- a CDS encoding Hpt domain-containing protein gives MFSQLRAALGGLRLPTTISPFEHAYLQRMNHKAVWFYLLHIPAFFLVAALNGTGMGLAVVLTTLVSLGPVMAARVLTNPRHVSLVHGVTAMMMGGLLVHFGQGPVQIEMHFYFFALLAMLAMFGNPAVILAAAATVALHHLVLWALLPKSVFNYDAPFWVVAVHAAFVVLESVGTCFIARTFFDNVIGLEKIVHQRTSDLDRRNQQMRAMFDAVDEGILTLDGQGRVAPEYARILESWFGQNLTGKTFADLLAASDPVAGTRFALGYEQLQEQWMPVEVALGQLPHETKHAGRLLQMRYLLLDDKASAQATPQEGGSPLEIMVMVSDVTAAREGERLAEAQRELTALVHLLVHDRTGLTEFLDEADALVKTIREGHASASSALMRALHTLKGNAGMYGLTKLSTLCHELETLLAEGAFDEVPAHRAALEEHWNRLRTSMAPLLGEGASLTVPVSKERFAELLEAVLDKQDHQLLAPMVAGLPAEPTATWLSRLAEQARRIAKRLGKGNVDVRVEDNGLRVDPSLWGGFWSSLIHVVRNAVDHGLPEADEQRARGHASEVLLRTVLEADTFVVEVADNGRGIDWAAIATRAKSLGLPAETDEQLHEAVFADGLSTARNVTEISGRGVGLGALRAVAVERGGTMELLPGLGGQGTCVRFTFPKHLMTLPPSRHVRQRAA, from the coding sequence ATGTTTTCTCAGCTGCGAGCTGCCCTCGGCGGGCTTCGCCTGCCCACCACCATCAGCCCCTTCGAGCACGCGTATCTGCAGCGCATGAACCACAAAGCGGTGTGGTTTTATCTGCTGCACATCCCGGCATTTTTCCTGGTGGCGGCGCTCAACGGCACGGGTATGGGCCTGGCCGTGGTGCTCACCACCTTGGTGTCGCTCGGTCCCGTGATGGCCGCGCGCGTGCTGACCAACCCCCGGCACGTATCCCTCGTCCACGGTGTAACCGCCATGATGATGGGAGGCCTCCTCGTTCACTTCGGGCAAGGCCCCGTGCAGATCGAGATGCACTTTTACTTCTTTGCCTTGCTCGCAATGCTGGCGATGTTCGGCAACCCGGCCGTGATCCTGGCGGCGGCCGCTACGGTGGCTCTTCACCACCTTGTGTTGTGGGCCTTGCTTCCCAAGAGCGTGTTCAACTACGACGCTCCGTTCTGGGTGGTGGCAGTGCATGCCGCCTTCGTGGTGCTCGAGTCGGTTGGCACCTGCTTCATCGCACGCACCTTCTTCGACAATGTCATCGGCCTCGAGAAGATCGTACATCAAAGAACATCCGACCTCGACAGGCGCAACCAGCAGATGCGCGCCATGTTCGACGCCGTCGACGAAGGCATCTTGACCTTGGACGGACAAGGCCGCGTGGCCCCTGAGTACGCCCGTATCCTCGAGAGCTGGTTCGGTCAGAATTTGACCGGAAAGACCTTTGCCGACCTGCTGGCGGCGTCCGACCCTGTGGCAGGAACACGCTTTGCTCTCGGTTACGAACAACTTCAAGAGCAATGGATGCCGGTGGAGGTGGCGCTTGGCCAGCTACCGCATGAGACGAAACACGCGGGCCGTCTGCTGCAGATGCGTTACCTCCTGCTCGATGACAAGGCGAGCGCCCAGGCGACGCCCCAAGAGGGCGGCAGTCCGCTCGAGATCATGGTGATGGTGTCTGACGTGACGGCCGCCCGTGAGGGTGAGCGCCTGGCCGAGGCCCAGCGAGAGCTCACCGCGCTCGTCCACCTCTTGGTCCACGACAGGACGGGACTCACCGAGTTCCTCGACGAGGCCGACGCCCTCGTCAAAACGATTCGAGAAGGCCATGCCTCCGCGTCGTCCGCGCTCATGCGCGCGCTGCACACGCTCAAGGGCAACGCCGGCATGTACGGCCTCACGAAGCTGAGCACGCTGTGCCACGAACTCGAGACCTTGCTCGCCGAGGGCGCGTTCGACGAGGTGCCAGCCCACCGCGCGGCGTTGGAAGAGCACTGGAACCGCCTGCGCACGTCGATGGCGCCGCTTTTGGGCGAGGGGGCCTCACTCACCGTGCCCGTGTCGAAAGAACGCTTCGCCGAGCTGCTCGAGGCTGTCCTGGACAAGCAGGATCACCAGTTGCTTGCGCCCATGGTGGCGGGCTTGCCGGCCGAACCTACTGCCACCTGGCTCTCGCGGCTCGCGGAGCAAGCGCGCCGCATTGCCAAACGCCTTGGCAAAGGCAACGTGGACGTGCGCGTGGAAGACAACGGTCTTCGGGTGGATCCCAGCCTGTGGGGCGGGTTCTGGTCGTCGCTCATTCACGTGGTGCGCAACGCCGTGGACCATGGGCTTCCCGAGGCGGACGAACAGCGCGCCCGCGGTCATGCGTCTGAGGTGCTTTTGCGCACCGTCCTCGAGGCAGACACGTTCGTGGTGGAGGTCGCAGACAACGGACGCGGCATCGACTGGGCCGCGATCGCCACCCGTGCGAAGAGCTTGGGTCTCCCGGCCGAGACGGACGAGCAGCTGCACGAAGCCGTCTTCGCCGATGGCCTGAGCACCGCCCGAAACGTCACCGAGATCTCGGGCCGAGGCGTGGGGCTCGGCGCGCTTCGGGCGGTGGCTGTGGAGCGGGGCGGCACGATGGAGCTTCTGCCAGGCCTGGGTGGGCAAGGCACCTGCGTCCGCTTCACCTTCCCGAAGCACCTCATGACTCTGCCTCCGAGCCGACACGTGCGGCAACGGGCAGCCTAG